The stretch of DNA TCTGCTGCACGGTACGCGGCGACTTGATTCGGATTCTGGGCAACCTGATGAAGCGGCGCGAAAAGTTCGATTACATCCTCGTAGAAACGACAGGAATGGCGGACCCTGGTCCCGTTGCGCAAACGTTCTTCGTCGATGATGAGATGCAGGCAAAGCTGCGACTCGATGGCATCGTAACTCTGATTGATGCGAAGCATGTGTGGCAACACATCGATGATTCGGATGAAGTGAAAGAACAGATTGCCTTTGCCGACGTTATTCTTCTCAACAAGATTGACCTGGTGGCTCCGGCAGATTTGAATAAGCTGGAAGCGCGCATTCACTCGATGAATGCCGCAGCAAAGATCTATCGAACGCAGAATGCAGCTGCAGAGATCGATACGGTTCTCAACGTTGGAGGTTTCAATCTTGACCGTGCGCTTGAAGTCGATCCCCTGTTTATGGAGCCCGAATACCCATTCGAATGGGGTGGCATCTATTCTCTTTCGGCTGGGTCTTACCGGTTTCGCTTTGACGTAGGCCCCGATCCAACTATGTCCCTCGTCATTCTTCCAATCAAGAACACAAGCGAAAATCCATCCCGTGAGATGCTTGCGTCAGTTGAGATGGATGCCGTGCTTCTCTTCTCCGACGTTGAACAATCAGTTGCTGCGGGAAGTCCCATTGCTCCTGCCAAAGTGCATTACAGGCTTATGCTCGATGGAAATATTTCCGAGTTTCAAATAAATATTCCGAGCGATGGCTGCTATGCGTTATTCACTGAGCATCGTCCGGAAGAGTTTCATGCAGCACTCTATCATCGCGATGCTCCGATCGCGCCCTTGTTTGAGCGCGAATACAAGCCAGATCATGAGCACGATGAAGAAGTCTCATCCGTGGGCATCACGATTCCAGGGGATCTAGATAAGCGCAAATTCAATCAATGGATGAGCGGGCTTCTGCAGACGCAGGGCACGGATATCTTTCGCATGAAGGGTGTACTGAGCCTCAAGGGCGAGAAATATCGCTTCGTATTTCAAGGGGTTCATATGCTTTTCGATGGCCGTCCGGATCGCCCATGGAAAGAGGCAGAACGACACAATCAACTCATTTTCATTGGTCGCAACCTCGACCGGCATCAGCTGAATGAGGGGTTCAAGGCATGCCTGGCATAATCGAAAGACATTTCGCCTCCAAGCAAAAGGTGCAAGATATTTCGCCTTTGTGGCGAACGCTCCTAGATGAATCTGTTGTCTCGACGGCATGGTCTGCAACGGGCAATCTGCTTGCGGCGGCATCAGCCAGAGGCACGATATATATCTTCGACATTCCAAATCAACGATGCATGCGCGAGGGTCAGGGACATCAACTAGGGGCGACTCAGGTTGCGTGGAATCCGAAAGATCCGGTGCTTGCGAGCGCTGGGCTGGACGGGAAAGTATGCCTGTGGAGACCAGCAGAAGAAGGCCCGTTCAAAACATTGGAATGCGGAGACGAGTGGGTCGAACACATCGCATGGTCTCCCTCTGGGCAATATCTCGCAACTGCCGCAGGACGAAAACTGAGGTTGTGGAACAACGATGGTGAGTTAGTCCGAGATTATCCAGACCACCCCAACACGATTGCTGCAATTGCATGGAAGCAAGATGCAGATGAGATTGCCTCGGCTTGTTACGGACAGGTACAGTTCTGGCAGCCACGGCAAGATAAAGTTCATCAAACCTTCTTATGGAAAGGATCAATGCTTTCGCTTGCGTGGAGTCCGGATGGTCGCTATCTTTGCCATGGCAATCAGGATGCGACTGTACACTTCTGGATCGTGAAGTCTGGAAAGGAACTCCAGATGTGGGGTTATCCAACCAAGGTACGTGAGTTAGCGTGGAATCGATATTCTCGCTATCTTGCCACCGGTGGCGGCCCTTCGATTACGGTTTGGGATTGCTCCGGCAAAGGGCCTGCCGATACAAAGCCAATCGAACTCAGGCACCACAGATCGCCTGTAACCAGGCTCACGTACCAGCGATCAGGGCCTCTACTTGCATCTGGATGTTCGCAGGGGCTGCTTGCTTTTTGGAAGCCAGGTAAGCAAAAGGGACCTGATAGCACAAGCTCTCTTTCGGCTTCGATTACGGATCTCGCATGGTCTCCTGATGACCGCCTACTGGCCGCGGCCGCCGAGGATGGGAGTCTGGTTATTTACTCCAGTGCGGAATTACAGATACTCACAACGTCCACAGATTGATACCATGCTATTGAGGTCTTAATCAGTACGACAATGGAAAAACGAAACACAAGACAAAAGGCAGCCATCAGAGACGCATTCACTGAAGCGGATAGGCCCCTTTCGCCAGAGGAGGCGCTGAGCGGCGCTCAGCAATTCTATCCGGCTCTTGGTGTCGCGACGGTCTACCGCAACATTCAGGCGCTGATCGAGGAGGGCTGGCTGCAAGAGGTTGCAATTCCCGGTGACTCCACGCGATATGAGGTCGCAGGAAAAGCGCACCATCATCATTTCCAATGTAACGAGTGCCGCAAATTATATGAGCTTGAGGGATGCGTCCCAAAATTCAAGCCGAGACTTCCACGCGGCTTTCGAGTTACCGGCCATGAGTTCTTTCTCTATGGAACATGCGCGAGTTGCCGAATTGAATCCCCTGAAGCTCAGGCTTAAAATCACTTGCGGTTGACGAAACGATTCGCACCCAGAATGTCTTCTCGCATAGTTTTGACCATTTCTTCATATAGCGCGAGTGGGCATCCCCGTTATGCTAGAAAATGGTCTTTCTACAATGAATGTACTGGTCATCGAAGATGACAATAGAATTGCGAGCCTCGTCGAACGCGCACTGACAGAAGAGGGGCATCGTGTCACCGTGTCAGACAACGGACGGCAGGGTGCAGCCATGCTTCTCTCGGGGAGATTCGACGCTACCCTGCTCGATATACTTCTTCCCGAGATGGATGGGTTTGAGGTTCTGGAACAGGTGCGCGCCAGGCACTGCAAAACTCCGATATTGGTTTTGACGGCTGTCGATGCAGTCCCCAAGATTTTGCGTGCGTTCGATCTAGGCGCGGATGACTATCTCGTAAAACCTTTCATCCTGGAGATTCTCCTGGCGCGTGTTAGTGCCATTGCGCGACGCGTTGCAACGATAGATCTGCCTCCGGTGACCGCTGCAGGCGTTACGCTTGATCGTGGTCGTCGACTGGCTATACGTCATGGCAAAGAGATTGCCCTCACACGAAAGCAATTTGAGCTGCTTGAAACACTCATCCGGCATAAGGGCCTGATTACCACTCGCGAACAATTGATCGAAGCAGGATGGGGACTTAGCGCAGACGTGAAGGAAAACACCCTGGATGTTTACATCCACGGCCTGCGATCAAAGCTGGAAGATCAGTCCGATAAAGGGCAGCCGCTTATCAGAACTGTTCACGGATCCGGTTATATGTTCGTGGCGGTTTAGCATGGGTAGCCTTTCTGTTCGTGCGAAGCTTATGCTTTTCTATTTCCTGGTCACCCTGACCGGGCTTTTGATCTTTGGACTTATGTCCTTTGGAGCTCTTCAATATGCGCTGCTGCAAGGGAAAAAGACACACCTACAGGGCCGTGAAGATCGCTTGATTGCTCTACTCAAGGAAAATAAAGCAAAGGGCGTTAAAGAGTCTCTGGGCGAGCAACTTCGCAACTACGCACTCGTAACTCACGAAGGAAACTTATTTCACATACACAATCTGGATGGCAGTGTTTTCTTCCCTACGGAGGGGATCAGGCAGGACTGGACGCTGTCTATTAAAAACGATTGCTCGCGTCCGGTATTTAGTTCGGTAGTTCTCGACAAACAGCCCGCCCTGGTTATGTGCCATATGATTTTGATGGACGGTCGCATGGTCCGCTTACATATAGGTGGCTCTCTGGATGAAGAGACTTACATTTTGCGGGAGTACCGCGATGCACTTCTTCTGCTAATGCCCGCGCTGTTATTTCTCTCGTCAGTGAGTGGATACTTTCTGAGCCGACACGCATTGAAGCCTGTCGATCGAATGACTCGTGCGGCGCTTGAAATCGGAATCGGAAATCTATCGCAGCGGCTCCCAGTCCCAGCAGCAAAGGATGAAATTCAACACCTCGCTGTAGCTTGGAACCAACTTCTCGCCAGGCTTGACGCGGCTGTTTCTCGCCTTAGCCAATTTTCTGCGGATGCTTCGCATGACCTCAGAACATCGATCACAGTCATGCTTGCTACCGCCCAGTTATCTCTACATCGGCATCGCTCCGAAGAAGAATATCGTGATGCACTCGGGAAGATTGTTACAGAGTGCAGGACCGCTTCCACACTGCTGGATGCGCTTCTCTCACTTGCTCAGAGCGATAACTTCGTCCACGAAGTTGCATTCAAGAAGATTGATCTTTGCGAGTTAGTAGTAAGTGGCTGCAGGCGTGTCGAGGATCTCGCTGAATCGAGTGGAATCCTTTTGGATTGGCATCTGCCACCCGAGACGATCTACATCGAAGGGGATGAATTACTACTACAGCGTCTGCTGGGAATACTACTGGATAACGCGATTCGCTATACGCCAGGATCGGGTGAGATTCGCGCAGAAGTCTCGCTCGCTGCGAATAACGCATTGGTGACGGTACGTGATACGGGTGTTGGTATGTCAGAGGATATACGCTTGCACGTCTTCGATCGCTTCTATCAGGCCGATCTGCGGGAAAGAAAATCAAAAGCCGGCAACGGCCTTGGCTTGTCGATTGGCAGATGGATCGCAGATGCTCATGGTGCGGAACTGACGGTAGAGAGTACTCCACAAGAGGGCTCCGTCTTCCAGATCAAGTTTCCTATTAAAGCGACGTTATCGCCGATGGAACCGGCATTTGTAAAGAAGTGAAGATTAAACTTAAGGTTGCTGAAATAAACCTTAAATCCACCTTAAGATCAAGTCTTATTTTGAAAAATCCACACTCAAATCTCAATATTCACATTGCAGTAACTTAGCAGACTTCCGGTATTCACAATACGACCTTACGCTCAGTTTCACTATGAGACAAAAATGCCTCACAGCGAGCCTGGCCATTCTGATGATCAGCACTTGCTTATACGGACAGACGTCGTCTGCGACTTCTCCGGCAACGAAAGCAACTTCCAAAGCATCGTCGATTCATTCGGCTTACTATCTCCAATCCCTCTCACTTCACCTCGATCTAATTCTGCCTCTGCCTCCCGCCAAGAGCTCAGATACAACCACCACTGAACTTGCGGAGCTGCACCGTATCGAAGCCAGCCGTACGCCGGAGCAGGTAGCGCAGGCGCAGGCAGATGATCACGAACAGGACATCTTCATCTTCAGGACAGTGATGGGACCAGACTTCTCTGCTGAGTCTCTGCCTATCACTGCCGCACTATCTGCTCATGTTCACCAAGATGAAGGTGCAGCAGCCGATCCGCTCAAGAGTATCTATCGTCGCTCTCGCCCATATCAGGTGGATAACACTCTGCATCCGGTATGCGCGCTAACTTCAGAGCCGACTTCTTATCCAAGCGGACATTCACTATCCGGCTATCTGCTTGCCTTCACTCTTGTGCAGATTGTCCCCGAGAAACGTCAGCAGATCTTTGACCGTGCTGATGAGTATGCGCACAACCGCCTGGTGTGCGGGGTTCACTATGCCAGCGATACCGAGGCAAGCCGCAAGACGGCCTACGCCGTATTTGGTTCATTGATGGCTTCACCCCGATTTCAACAAGACCTTGCAGCAGCACGTGAAGAGACGCGCCGCAAGCTCGGTCTTTCTCCGTCAGCGCCTCTGCAATAAAGCAGAGAACGAGGAATTGTCTCTCGCACTTCGCTGACAATATCGCCTTTAACTTAGTTACTTGATTGATTTCCTACAGGAGGAATTTGTGACTCGAACCAAACTCTACCGCTGGAGCGCACCGCTATTGCTCAGCATATGCGCTCTTTTATTTTCCATCGTGCCAGTATCGCTGCATGCTCAGAGCAGCGACGCCAGCCTCGCTGGAACCGTCACGGACGCTAAAGGCGGTGCGCTTCCGAATGCAACCGTAAATGTGAAGAAGGATTCAACCAGCGATGTTCGCACAGTAAAAGCTGATGCCCAGGGACACTTCTCCATCAGCGGCATAGCCTCAGGCCGCTACACGATTGAGATCACAGCCCCGGGGTTTAGCGTCAACAGCCGCGTTGTGCAACTCGTCGCAGGGCAGGATCAGGATATCTCTATCGCTCTGACCGTAGGCGATGTATCGCAGCAGGTGCTGGTTGAGGCTAACTCCGTTGGTTCTGTTGCTGCGGCATTGGCACCTATGGACGCGTTGCTAGAGGCTCGTTCTGCGCGCACTGAGATCACTCAGGCTTTCATTCAGAACTTTACTTCTCCCGTGTCTGACTTCGGTGAAGCGGTAGAAATGGCTCCGGGCACATTTACCACGAACGGCAATGGCGTCGGCCTTGGCCAATCTGCTACGTTCTTCCGTGGATTTCCCGATGGTAACTACGACATCGATTTTGACGGTATCCCGTTCTATGACACCAACACTCCTACGCACCATTCCTGGGCTTTTTTCCCATCGCAATTTTTAGGTGGAATCGACTTTGATCGCAGCCCGGGCACTGCATCCACGATCGGACCTACGCCATTCGGAGGTTCCATTCACCTACTCTCCAAGGATCTTTCCCCTGTTAAGAATGTCCGTGGACAATTCGCTTATGGTTCGTTCAATACGTATCTTTACGATGGCGAATACGATTCCGGCAATGTTCTGCCGAATCATAAACTGAATTACCAAATTGACGTGCATCATCTGCAATCCGATGGCTATCAGACTTTCAACCATCAGACACGGAATGCCGGAGCCATCAAGGTTCAATACAAGCTGTCAGATAAGACCATGATTACTGGCTTTTCCGGCGTTATCTGGCTCGATGCCAACACGCCTAACTTTTCTGCTACGCGCTGCCAGATGTTCGGTGCGACCAGCGCATATACCTGCACAGGAACACTGGCTCCATTCGCAGGGTCAGGTCTGAACTTCCTGCTTACGAACAATTCTGACCCGGTCAACTATCTCGATAACAAGTACAACTCCTACCATGTACCGACCGATTTTGAATATGTTGGTCTGCATACCGAGCTGCCGCATAACATCACTGTCGACGTGAAGCCATACACCTATAACTACGACAACTCAGAGCTATATTCAAACGCGACTCCAATCACGGAACAGGCTACCATCAATGGCTCAAAGACTTACATGGGTCTGAACATTGCTCCATGCAATATCCCTGTCACGAAAAAAGGCGTTACTGCGATCCCTTGCGCTGTGGATAAGTACAACAGCTATCGCAAGTACGGCGAAACATCGACTGTCAGCCAGACCTCGCGATTCGGCGTGTTTCGCGCTGGCATGTGGTATGAGTGGGCAGATACCAACCGTCACCAATTCCCTACCGACCCGCTTAACAATTGGGCAGATCAACCTCTGTCAAATTTCAACGAGCAGTTCTGGACTAACTCTTACCAGCCCTATGTCGAGTATGAGTTCCACGTTACGAAGGCTCTGAACATCACTGCCGGCACCAAATTTTCTCACTACAACATCGCCACTAAACAGTTTGCTGACGACGGCAAGACCATTGGCGGCCTTGGCACGAACGACCCATCTACCTTCATCACCAATAGCGGCAGCTACTCTGCCTGGTTGCCATCTCTCGATGCAAACTACCGCATTCGGAGCAACTGGTCTGCATACGGTCAGGTTGCCACGGGCAGCGTAGTGCCGCCCAGCAGTGTTTTCGATTATGCCCAGAACGCAGCGGGTATTCCGGTCAAAACACTCCCCAAGCAACAGCGCTCAACCACCTACCAGACAGGTACGGTGTTCAAGCTCAAGCGTGTTACATTCGATGCGGATTTTTATCACATCCGTTTCCAGAACAGCTACTCTTCAGTAGACGATGCCAGCGGCGAGCCGATCTACTATCTGCAGCCCAGTTCCATCACCAAGGGCTTTGAGGCTGAGAGCAATATCTATATTGGCCGCGGTCTCAGCGCCTATCTCAACGCATCGGTTGGACGCGCCACTTACACGGGAACGCTGAGCGTTAACTGCGCTCCGTCTAAGTGCACCGGCGCACCGATCACTGTTACCGCGCCCTCTGGTCTATGGGTCGCGAATACGCCATCCGACGTTGAGACAGAGGGTGTTACGTATCAGCACAAGGGTTGGGATGTCGCCGTGTTCAACAAGCGCGTTGGCACTCTCTACCAGGACAACGCGGCTTATCACAATCAGGCCACTATCGATCCATTCACACTTACGAACGTTTACTTCAACTACACGCTTCGGACTGGTGGACACTTCGACCAGACCAAGTTTCGTCTGAGCTTCAATAACCTGTTCGATGAGCACAACATTACTGGTGTAAAGATTGCCGGTTCTGCGCTCACTCAAACGATCTCCGCGAATGGCACGACATACACCGATCCATTCAACACCACTGGCCCCACGCCGATCTCCGGTGGCGACAACGTGAGCATACTCCCGGGACGCAGCGTCATGCTTGCGGTAACCTTCGGATTTTCTCCGAAGAAATAAGCGTCATGCAACGATGGGCCGTGTCACCGGATTACTCCGGGGCCGGCCCATCGTTCATGGCAAATTATCATCAGAAGCAAGAGAGGCATCCGATGCGATCCAAGTTTATTCTCGCCATTCTAGCCTTATGCGCCATTTACTCCACATCTGGGTGGGCACAATCAGCACAGAACTATCTTGCGAATAATACGGTGCTTATCGTTCGCCATGCAGAAAAGCCTGTAGAAGGCACGGGGCTGACTCCAATGGGAGAGGCACGCGCACAGCTTTACGCAAAGTACTTCGTACCGTTCCAGGAGGATGGGCTCTCTATCTCCGTCGATTGCCTGTATGCGGGGGCCGACTCGAAGAAGAGTATGCGTCCGCGATTAACGCTTGAGCCGCTAAGCAAAGCTACGGGACTACCTCTTCATCATGAGGTGGGCACAAAAGATCCCGAAGCGCTTGTACTTGAACTGACAAAGGAAGCGCACGGCCAGCATCCGCTCATTGCATGGCGACATAGTGAGATACCGGCACTACTGACTGCATTTGGAGTTGTGCCTGAGACCGTTTTGCCAAACAGCAAATGGCCAGACGATATCTTTGACTGGGTGATCTTACTTAGCATTGGTCCGGACGGCAAGGTGACGTCGGCGAAACTTATCCATGAGCACCTGACAGTTCCGGTATCAACACCTTAGATCCAATGCTGATAACAGAACAGGGCAGGCCGATGTAGAAGGCCTGCCCTCAATTTTTTTGAATAAGATGGATACTGATAAAGTGGCAAAGACAGCATTTTAGACTCTATATTCCTTTTCTCGAATCAATAGTTTATAAACTCCACAGAGACTGGCAGGATTTAACTCTCGTCTATACGCCATCCGTCGAGGAGATTACTGAATGGGGTTGAACCTTGTCGATCTTGCGGTGATCGTTGCTTACCTTACGGGCGTTACACTTTTCGGTCTACGATTTCGCAAGAAACAACGAACGCTCAAAGATTATTTCCTCGCAGACAATACGA from Acidicapsa ligni encodes:
- a CDS encoding HAMP domain-containing histidine kinase; the protein is MGSLSVRAKLMLFYFLVTLTGLLIFGLMSFGALQYALLQGKKTHLQGREDRLIALLKENKAKGVKESLGEQLRNYALVTHEGNLFHIHNLDGSVFFPTEGIRQDWTLSIKNDCSRPVFSSVVLDKQPALVMCHMILMDGRMVRLHIGGSLDEETYILREYRDALLLLMPALLFLSSVSGYFLSRHALKPVDRMTRAALEIGIGNLSQRLPVPAAKDEIQHLAVAWNQLLARLDAAVSRLSQFSADASHDLRTSITVMLATAQLSLHRHRSEEEYRDALGKIVTECRTASTLLDALLSLAQSDNFVHEVAFKKIDLCELVVSGCRRVEDLAESSGILLDWHLPPETIYIEGDELLLQRLLGILLDNAIRYTPGSGEIRAEVSLAANNALVTVRDTGVGMSEDIRLHVFDRFYQADLRERKSKAGNGLGLSIGRWIADAHGAELTVESTPQEGSVFQIKFPIKATLSPMEPAFVKK
- a CDS encoding WD40 repeat domain-containing protein, with the translated sequence MPGIIERHFASKQKVQDISPLWRTLLDESVVSTAWSATGNLLAAASARGTIYIFDIPNQRCMREGQGHQLGATQVAWNPKDPVLASAGLDGKVCLWRPAEEGPFKTLECGDEWVEHIAWSPSGQYLATAAGRKLRLWNNDGELVRDYPDHPNTIAAIAWKQDADEIASACYGQVQFWQPRQDKVHQTFLWKGSMLSLAWSPDGRYLCHGNQDATVHFWIVKSGKELQMWGYPTKVRELAWNRYSRYLATGGGPSITVWDCSGKGPADTKPIELRHHRSPVTRLTYQRSGPLLASGCSQGLLAFWKPGKQKGPDSTSSLSASITDLAWSPDDRLLAAAAEDGSLVIYSSAELQILTTSTD
- a CDS encoding acid phosphatase; translation: MRQKCLTASLAILMISTCLYGQTSSATSPATKATSKASSIHSAYYLQSLSLHLDLILPLPPAKSSDTTTTELAELHRIEASRTPEQVAQAQADDHEQDIFIFRTVMGPDFSAESLPITAALSAHVHQDEGAAADPLKSIYRRSRPYQVDNTLHPVCALTSEPTSYPSGHSLSGYLLAFTLVQIVPEKRQQIFDRADEYAHNRLVCGVHYASDTEASRKTAYAVFGSLMASPRFQQDLAAAREETRRKLGLSPSAPLQ
- a CDS encoding response regulator transcription factor, which produces MNVLVIEDDNRIASLVERALTEEGHRVTVSDNGRQGAAMLLSGRFDATLLDILLPEMDGFEVLEQVRARHCKTPILVLTAVDAVPKILRAFDLGADDYLVKPFILEILLARVSAIARRVATIDLPPVTAAGVTLDRGRRLAIRHGKEIALTRKQFELLETLIRHKGLITTREQLIEAGWGLSADVKENTLDVYIHGLRSKLEDQSDKGQPLIRTVHGSGYMFVAV
- a CDS encoding Fur family transcriptional regulator, whose protein sequence is MEKRNTRQKAAIRDAFTEADRPLSPEEALSGAQQFYPALGVATVYRNIQALIEEGWLQEVAIPGDSTRYEVAGKAHHHHFQCNECRKLYELEGCVPKFKPRLPRGFRVTGHEFFLYGTCASCRIESPEAQA
- a CDS encoding CobW family GTP-binding protein, with protein sequence MEATAANKDTRVPVTVLTGFLGSGKTTLLNRILTEEHGKRIAVIENEFGEVGVDQELVIGAEEEIFEMNNGCICCTVRGDLIRILGNLMKRREKFDYILVETTGMADPGPVAQTFFVDDEMQAKLRLDGIVTLIDAKHVWQHIDDSDEVKEQIAFADVILLNKIDLVAPADLNKLEARIHSMNAAAKIYRTQNAAAEIDTVLNVGGFNLDRALEVDPLFMEPEYPFEWGGIYSLSAGSYRFRFDVGPDPTMSLVILPIKNTSENPSREMLASVEMDAVLLFSDVEQSVAAGSPIAPAKVHYRLMLDGNISEFQINIPSDGCYALFTEHRPEEFHAALYHRDAPIAPLFEREYKPDHEHDEEVSSVGITIPGDLDKRKFNQWMSGLLQTQGTDIFRMKGVLSLKGEKYRFVFQGVHMLFDGRPDRPWKEAERHNQLIFIGRNLDRHQLNEGFKACLA
- a CDS encoding TonB-dependent receptor; protein product: MTRTKLYRWSAPLLLSICALLFSIVPVSLHAQSSDASLAGTVTDAKGGALPNATVNVKKDSTSDVRTVKADAQGHFSISGIASGRYTIEITAPGFSVNSRVVQLVAGQDQDISIALTVGDVSQQVLVEANSVGSVAAALAPMDALLEARSARTEITQAFIQNFTSPVSDFGEAVEMAPGTFTTNGNGVGLGQSATFFRGFPDGNYDIDFDGIPFYDTNTPTHHSWAFFPSQFLGGIDFDRSPGTASTIGPTPFGGSIHLLSKDLSPVKNVRGQFAYGSFNTYLYDGEYDSGNVLPNHKLNYQIDVHHLQSDGYQTFNHQTRNAGAIKVQYKLSDKTMITGFSGVIWLDANTPNFSATRCQMFGATSAYTCTGTLAPFAGSGLNFLLTNNSDPVNYLDNKYNSYHVPTDFEYVGLHTELPHNITVDVKPYTYNYDNSELYSNATPITEQATINGSKTYMGLNIAPCNIPVTKKGVTAIPCAVDKYNSYRKYGETSTVSQTSRFGVFRAGMWYEWADTNRHQFPTDPLNNWADQPLSNFNEQFWTNSYQPYVEYEFHVTKALNITAGTKFSHYNIATKQFADDGKTIGGLGTNDPSTFITNSGSYSAWLPSLDANYRIRSNWSAYGQVATGSVVPPSSVFDYAQNAAGIPVKTLPKQQRSTTYQTGTVFKLKRVTFDADFYHIRFQNSYSSVDDASGEPIYYLQPSSITKGFEAESNIYIGRGLSAYLNASVGRATYTGTLSVNCAPSKCTGAPITVTAPSGLWVANTPSDVETEGVTYQHKGWDVAVFNKRVGTLYQDNAAYHNQATIDPFTLTNVYFNYTLRTGGHFDQTKFRLSFNNLFDEHNITGVKIAGSALTQTISANGTTYTDPFNTTGPTPISGGDNVSILPGRSVMLAVTFGFSPKK